A region of Arabidopsis thaliana chromosome 5, partial sequence DNA encodes the following proteins:
- the TOP1ALPHA gene encoding DNA topoisomerase I alpha (DNA topoisomerase I alpha (TOP1ALPHA); FUNCTIONS IN: protein binding, DNA topoisomerase type I activity; INVOLVED IN: in 8 processes; LOCATED IN: chromosome; EXPRESSED IN: 29 plant structures; EXPRESSED DURING: 15 growth stages; CONTAINS InterPro DOMAIN/s: DNA topoisomerase I, DNA binding, mixed alpha/beta motif, eukaryotic-type (InterPro:IPR013030), DNA topoisomerase I, DNA binding, eukaryotic-type (InterPro:IPR008336), DNA topoisomerase I, C-terminal (InterPro:IPR001631), DNA topoisomerase I, catalytic core, eukaryotic-type (InterPro:IPR013500), DNA topoisomerase I, active site (InterPro:IPR018521), DNA topoisomerase I, catalytic core, alpha/beta subdomain, eukaryotic-type (InterPro:IPR014727), DNA topoisomerase I, catalytic core, alpha-helical subdomain, eukaryotic-type (InterPro:IPR014711), DNA breaking-rejoining enzyme, catalytic core (InterPro:IPR011010), DNA topoisomerase I, C-terminal, eukaryotic-type (InterPro:IPR013499); BEST Arabidopsis thaliana protein match is: DNA topoisomerase 1 beta (TAIR:AT5G55310.1).): MGTETVSKPVMDNGSGDSDDDKPLAFKRNNTVASNSNQSKSNSQRSKAVPTTKVSPMRSPVTSPNGTTPSNKTSIVKSSMPSSSSKASPAKSPLRNDMPSTVKDRSQLQKDQSECKIEHEDSEDDRPLSSILSGNKGPTSSRQVSSPQPEKKNNGDRPLDRASRIIKDESDDETPISSMFRKKIDSGMSGGNQLSNDEKKPLVQKLHQNGSTVKNEVPNGKVLGKRPLEKNSSADQSSLKKAKISASPTSVKMKQDSVKKEIDDKGRVLVSPKMKAKQLSTREDGTDDDDDDDVPISKRFKSDSSNSNTSSAKPKAVKLNSTSSAAKPKARNVVSPRSRAMTKNTKKVTKDSKYSTSSKSSPSSGDGQKKWTTLVHNGVIFPPPYKPHGIKILYKGKPVDLTIEQEEVATMFAVMRETDYYTKPQFRENFWNDWRRLLGKKHVIQKLDDCDFTPIYEWHLEEKEKKKQMSTEEKKALKEEKMKQEEKYMWAVVDGVKEKIGNFRVEPPGLFRGRGEHPKMGKLKKRIHPCEITLNIGKGAPIPECPIAGERWKEVKHDNTVTWLAFWADPINPKEFKYVFLGAGSSLKGLSDKEKYEKARNLTDHIDNIRTTYTKNFTAKDVKMRQIAVATYLIDKLALRAGNEKDDDEADTVGCCTLKVGNVECIPPNKIKFDFLGKDSIQYVNTVEVEPLVYKAIGQFQAGKSKTDDLFDELDTSKLNAHLKELVPGLTAKVFRTYNASITLDEMLSQETKDGDVTQKIVVYQKANKEVAIICNHQRTVSKTHGAQIEKLTARIEELKEVLKELKTNLDRAKKGKPPLEGSDGKKIRSLEPNAWEKKIAQQSAKIEKMERDMHTKEDLKTVALGTSKINYLDPRITVAWCKRHEVPIEKIFTKSLLEKFAWAMDVEPEAKRKPAFLLFIFLPCLEFYYLSE, translated from the exons ATGGGCACTGAAACAGTTTCAAAACCTGTGATGGATAATGGGTCTGGAGACAGTGATGATGACAAGCCTTTAGCGTTCAAGAGGAATAATACAGTGGCTTCTAATTCGAATCAATCTAAATCCAATTCCCAGAGAAGCAAGGCAGTTCCTACCACCAAGGTATCACCTATGAGATCACCTGTGACTAGCCCAAATGGAACCACTCCTTCGAATAAAACTTCTATAGTGAAATCCTCTATgccatcatcttcttctaagGCTTCACCAGCAAAGTCACCATTGCGGAATGATATGCCCTCTACTGTTAAGGATAGGAGCCAGTTACAGAAAGATCAGTCTGAATGTAAAATTGAGCATGAGGATTCTGAGGATGATAGACCTTTAAGTTCCATACTATCTGGAAATAAAGGGCCAACCTCTTCGCGGCAGGTTTCTTCACCGCAGccagagaaaaagaataatgGTGATCGACCTCTTGATAGAGCAAGCAGAATTATAAAAGACGAGTCAGATGATGAAACTCCAATCTCGTCAATGTTTCGGAAGAAGATTGATAGTGGGATGTCAGGGGGCAACCAGCTCTCCAATGATGAAAAGAAACCTTTGGTTCAAAAGTTGCATCAGAATGGTTCCACAGTTAAGAATGAAGTGCCGAATGGTAAGGTATTAGGTAAGAGACCTCTGGAGAAGAATAGTTCTGCAGATCAATCTTCCTTGAAGAAGGCCAAAATATCAGCTTCACCTACTTCagtgaaaatgaaacaagattCTGTCAAGAAAGAGATAGATGATAAGGGAAGGGTTTTGGTTTCACCAAAAATGAAAGCTAAACAGTTATCTACCAGAGAAGATGgaactgatgatgatgatgatgatgatgttccGATATCCAAGAGATTCAAATCAGATTCCTCCAACAGTAACACATCATCTGCAAAGCCAAAAGCAGTAAAACTAAATTCTACTTCATCAGCTGCAAAGCCAAAAGCGAGAAATGTCGTTTCTCCTAGGTCCAGAGCAATGACCAAAAACACTAAGAAAGTAACGAAGGACTCAAAATATTCCACGTCTTCAAAATCATCACCTTCCTCTGGAGATGGGCAAAAGAAATGGACTACTTTGGTGCACAACGGTGTAATATTTCCACCGCCATACAAGCCTCATGGCATTAAGATTTTGTACAAGGGGAAACCTGTTGACCTAACTATTGAACAAGAAGAG GTTGCGACTATGTTTGCAGTGATGAGAGAGACAGATTATTATACTAAACCTCAATTTCGGGAGAATTTCTGGAATGACTGGCGAAGACTGCTTGGCAAGAAACATGTGATACAGAAGTTGGATGATTGTGACTTTACTCCCATATATGAGTGGCatttggaagagaaagagaagaagaaacaaatgagCACAGAG GAGAAAAAAGCTttgaaagaggagaaaatgaAGCAAGAGGAGAAATATATGTGGGCTGTTGTTGATGGTGTCAAAGAGAAG ATTGGTAATTTCAGAGTGGAACCGCCTGGCCTTTTCAGAGGCCGTGGAGAACATCCCAAG ATGGGAAAACTAAAGAAGCGTATCCATCCATGCGAGATCACCTTAAATATCGGGAAAGGTGCTCCTATTCCAGAATGTCCAATTGCTGGTGAAAG ATGGAAAGAAGTAAAGCATGATAACACAGTCACCTGGCTAGCTTTCTGGGCTGATCCTATTAACCCAAAAGAATTCAAGTATGTATTTTTGGGAGCTGGCAGTTCTCTGAAAGGGCTGAGCGACAAAGAGAAGTACGAGAAAGCTAGGAATCTTACG GATCATATAGATAATATAAGAACAACATACACCAAGAATTTTACTGCCAAGGATGTTAAAATGAGGCAAATTGCTGTGGCGACATATCTCATTGATAAATTGGCGCTTAGGGCTGGAAATGAGAAG gatgatgatgaggccGACACTGTTGGTTGTTGTACTTTAAAAGTTGGAAATGTGGAGTGTATTCctccaaataaaataaag tttgattttcttggtaAGGATTCAATCCAGTATGTGAACACAGTCGAGGTTGAGCCTCTTGTTTACAAGGCCATTGGACAGTTCCAGGCGG GAAAATCCAAAACAGATGATCTTTTTGATGAGTTAGACACAAGTAAACTGAATGCTCATTTGAAGGAACTTGTGCCTGGTCTCACAGCTAAAGTATTCCGTACATATAATGCTTCCATCACTTTGGATGAAATG CTGagtcaagaaaccaaagatgGCGATGTTACTCAAAAAATAGTAGTTTATCAGAAAGCAAATAAGGAG GTTGCCATAATCTGCAATCATCAGCGTACTGTATCAAAGACACATGGTGCGCAAATTGAAAAATTGACTGCGAGAATAGAAGAACTCAAG GAGGTTCTTAAAGAGCTCAAAACTAATCTTGACCGGGCTAAAAAGGGAAAACCACCATTGGAAGGTTCTGATGGAAAGAAGATTAGAAGCTTAGAACCAAACGC gtgggagaagaagattgctCAACAGAGTGCTAAGATCGAGAAAATGGAACGAGACATGCATACAAAAGAGGACTTGAAAACAGTGGCACTGGGCACGTCTAAGATCAACTACCTGGATCCTAGAATCACAGTTGCATGGTGCAAACGTCATGAAGTACCAATCGAAAAG ATATTCACCAAGTCTCTTTTGGAGAAGTTTGCGTGGGCAATGGATGTAGAACCCGA AGCAAAGAGAAAACCGGCCTTTCTTCTATTCATCTTCCTCCCTTGTTTAGAATTTTATTACCTTAGTGAGTAA
- the TOP1ALPHA gene encoding DNA topoisomerase I alpha (DNA topoisomerase I alpha (TOP1ALPHA); FUNCTIONS IN: protein binding, DNA topoisomerase type I activity; INVOLVED IN: in 12 processes; LOCATED IN: chromosome; EXPRESSED IN: 30 plant structures; EXPRESSED DURING: 15 growth stages; CONTAINS InterPro DOMAIN/s: DNA topoisomerase I, DNA binding, mixed alpha/beta motif, eukaryotic-type (InterPro:IPR013030), DNA topoisomerase I, DNA binding, eukaryotic-type (InterPro:IPR008336), DNA topoisomerase I, C-terminal (InterPro:IPR001631), DNA topoisomerase I, active site (InterPro:IPR018521), DNA topoisomerase I, catalytic core, alpha/beta subdomain, eukaryotic-type (InterPro:IPR014727), DNA topoisomerase I, catalytic core, eukaryotic-type (InterPro:IPR013500), DNA topoisomerase I, catalytic core, alpha-helical subdomain, eukaryotic-type (InterPro:IPR014711), DNA topoisomerase I, C-terminal, eukaryotic-type (InterPro:IPR013499), DNA breaking-rejoining enzyme, catalytic core (InterPro:IPR011010); BEST Arabidopsis thaliana protein match is: DNA topoisomerase 1 beta (TAIR:AT5G55310.1); Has 1807 Blast hits to 1807 proteins in 277 species: Archae - 0; Bacteria - 0; Metazoa - 736; Fungi - 347; Plants - 385; Viruses - 0; Other Eukaryotes - 339 (source: NCBI BLink).) encodes MGTETVSKPVMDNGSGDSDDDKPLAFKRNNTVASNSNQSKSNSQRSKAVPTTKVSPMRSPVTSPNGTTPSNKTSIVKSSMPSSSSKASPAKSPLRNDMPSTVKDRSQLQKDQSECKIEHEDSEDDRPLSSILSGNKGPTSSRQVSSPQPEKKNNGDRPLDRASRIIKDESDDETPISSMFRKKIDSGMSGGNQLSNDEKKPLVQKLHQNGSTVKNEVPNGKVLGKRPLEKNSSADQSSLKKAKISASPTSVKMKQDSVKKEIDDKGRVLVSPKMKAKQLSTREDGTDDDDDDDVPISKRFKSDSSNSNTSSAKPKAVKLNSTSSAAKPKARNVVSPRSRAMTKNTKKVTKDSKYSTSSKSSPSSGDGQKKWTTLVHNGVIFPPPYKPHGIKILYKGKPVDLTIEQEEVATMFAVMRETDYYTKPQFRENFWNDWRRLLGKKHVIQKLDDCDFTPIYEWHLEEKEKKKQMSTEEKKALKEEKMKQEEKYMWAVVDGVKEKIGNFRVEPPGLFRGRGEHPKMGKLKKRIHPCEITLNIGKGAPIPECPIAGERWKEVKHDNTVTWLAFWADPINPKEFKYVFLGAGSSLKGLSDKEKYEKARNLTDHIDNIRTTYTKNFTAKDVKMRQIAVATYLIDKLALRAGNEKDDDEADTVGCCTLKVGNVECIPPNKIKFDFLGKDSIQYVNTVEVEPLVYKAIGQFQAGKSKTDDLFDELDTSKLNAHLKELVPGLTAKVFRTYNASITLDEMLSQETKDGDVTQKIVVYQKANKEVAIICNHQRTVSKTHGAQIEKLTARIEELKEVLKELKTNLDRAKKGKPPLEGSDGKKIRSLEPNAWEKKIAQQSAKIEKMERDMHTKEDLKTVALGTSKINYLDPRITVAWCKRHEVPIEKIFTKSLLEKFAWAMDVEPEYRFSRR; translated from the exons ATGGGCACTGAAACAGTTTCAAAACCTGTGATGGATAATGGGTCTGGAGACAGTGATGATGACAAGCCTTTAGCGTTCAAGAGGAATAATACAGTGGCTTCTAATTCGAATCAATCTAAATCCAATTCCCAGAGAAGCAAGGCAGTTCCTACCACCAAGGTATCACCTATGAGATCACCTGTGACTAGCCCAAATGGAACCACTCCTTCGAATAAAACTTCTATAGTGAAATCCTCTATgccatcatcttcttctaagGCTTCACCAGCAAAGTCACCATTGCGGAATGATATGCCCTCTACTGTTAAGGATAGGAGCCAGTTACAGAAAGATCAGTCTGAATGTAAAATTGAGCATGAGGATTCTGAGGATGATAGACCTTTAAGTTCCATACTATCTGGAAATAAAGGGCCAACCTCTTCGCGGCAGGTTTCTTCACCGCAGccagagaaaaagaataatgGTGATCGACCTCTTGATAGAGCAAGCAGAATTATAAAAGACGAGTCAGATGATGAAACTCCAATCTCGTCAATGTTTCGGAAGAAGATTGATAGTGGGATGTCAGGGGGCAACCAGCTCTCCAATGATGAAAAGAAACCTTTGGTTCAAAAGTTGCATCAGAATGGTTCCACAGTTAAGAATGAAGTGCCGAATGGTAAGGTATTAGGTAAGAGACCTCTGGAGAAGAATAGTTCTGCAGATCAATCTTCCTTGAAGAAGGCCAAAATATCAGCTTCACCTACTTCagtgaaaatgaaacaagattCTGTCAAGAAAGAGATAGATGATAAGGGAAGGGTTTTGGTTTCACCAAAAATGAAAGCTAAACAGTTATCTACCAGAGAAGATGgaactgatgatgatgatgatgatgatgttccGATATCCAAGAGATTCAAATCAGATTCCTCCAACAGTAACACATCATCTGCAAAGCCAAAAGCAGTAAAACTAAATTCTACTTCATCAGCTGCAAAGCCAAAAGCGAGAAATGTCGTTTCTCCTAGGTCCAGAGCAATGACCAAAAACACTAAGAAAGTAACGAAGGACTCAAAATATTCCACGTCTTCAAAATCATCACCTTCCTCTGGAGATGGGCAAAAGAAATGGACTACTTTGGTGCACAACGGTGTAATATTTCCACCGCCATACAAGCCTCATGGCATTAAGATTTTGTACAAGGGGAAACCTGTTGACCTAACTATTGAACAAGAAGAG GTTGCGACTATGTTTGCAGTGATGAGAGAGACAGATTATTATACTAAACCTCAATTTCGGGAGAATTTCTGGAATGACTGGCGAAGACTGCTTGGCAAGAAACATGTGATACAGAAGTTGGATGATTGTGACTTTACTCCCATATATGAGTGGCatttggaagagaaagagaagaagaaacaaatgagCACAGAG GAGAAAAAAGCTttgaaagaggagaaaatgaAGCAAGAGGAGAAATATATGTGGGCTGTTGTTGATGGTGTCAAAGAGAAG ATTGGTAATTTCAGAGTGGAACCGCCTGGCCTTTTCAGAGGCCGTGGAGAACATCCCAAG ATGGGAAAACTAAAGAAGCGTATCCATCCATGCGAGATCACCTTAAATATCGGGAAAGGTGCTCCTATTCCAGAATGTCCAATTGCTGGTGAAAG ATGGAAAGAAGTAAAGCATGATAACACAGTCACCTGGCTAGCTTTCTGGGCTGATCCTATTAACCCAAAAGAATTCAAGTATGTATTTTTGGGAGCTGGCAGTTCTCTGAAAGGGCTGAGCGACAAAGAGAAGTACGAGAAAGCTAGGAATCTTACG GATCATATAGATAATATAAGAACAACATACACCAAGAATTTTACTGCCAAGGATGTTAAAATGAGGCAAATTGCTGTGGCGACATATCTCATTGATAAATTGGCGCTTAGGGCTGGAAATGAGAAG gatgatgatgaggccGACACTGTTGGTTGTTGTACTTTAAAAGTTGGAAATGTGGAGTGTATTCctccaaataaaataaag tttgattttcttggtaAGGATTCAATCCAGTATGTGAACACAGTCGAGGTTGAGCCTCTTGTTTACAAGGCCATTGGACAGTTCCAGGCGG GAAAATCCAAAACAGATGATCTTTTTGATGAGTTAGACACAAGTAAACTGAATGCTCATTTGAAGGAACTTGTGCCTGGTCTCACAGCTAAAGTATTCCGTACATATAATGCTTCCATCACTTTGGATGAAATG CTGagtcaagaaaccaaagatgGCGATGTTACTCAAAAAATAGTAGTTTATCAGAAAGCAAATAAGGAG GTTGCCATAATCTGCAATCATCAGCGTACTGTATCAAAGACACATGGTGCGCAAATTGAAAAATTGACTGCGAGAATAGAAGAACTCAAG GAGGTTCTTAAAGAGCTCAAAACTAATCTTGACCGGGCTAAAAAGGGAAAACCACCATTGGAAGGTTCTGATGGAAAGAAGATTAGAAGCTTAGAACCAAACGC gtgggagaagaagattgctCAACAGAGTGCTAAGATCGAGAAAATGGAACGAGACATGCATACAAAAGAGGACTTGAAAACAGTGGCACTGGGCACGTCTAAGATCAACTACCTGGATCCTAGAATCACAGTTGCATGGTGCAAACGTCATGAAGTACCAATCGAAAAG ATATTCACCAAGTCTCTTTTGGAGAAGTTTGCGTGGGCAATGGATGTAGAACCCGAGTACAGATTCTCGCGCCGTTAG
- the TOP1ALPHA gene encoding DNA topoisomerase I alpha (DNA topoisomerase I alpha (TOP1ALPHA); FUNCTIONS IN: protein binding, DNA topoisomerase type I activity; INVOLVED IN: in 8 processes; LOCATED IN: chromosome; EXPRESSED IN: 29 plant structures; EXPRESSED DURING: 15 growth stages; CONTAINS InterPro DOMAIN/s: DNA topoisomerase I, C-terminal (InterPro:IPR001631), DNA topoisomerase I, catalytic core, alpha/beta subdomain, eukaryotic-type (InterPro:IPR014727), DNA topoisomerase I, catalytic core, eukaryotic-type (InterPro:IPR013500), DNA topoisomerase I, active site (InterPro:IPR018521), DNA topoisomerase I, catalytic core, alpha-helical subdomain, eukaryotic-type (InterPro:IPR014711), DNA breaking-rejoining enzyme, catalytic core (InterPro:IPR011010), DNA topoisomerase I, C-terminal, eukaryotic-type (InterPro:IPR013499); BEST Arabidopsis thaliana protein match is: DNA topoisomerase 1 beta (TAIR:AT5G55310.1).), translating into MGTETVSKPVMDNGSGDSDDDKPLAFKRNNTVASNSNQSKSNSQRSKAVPTTKVSPMRSPVTSPNGTTPSNKTSIVKSSMPSSSSKASPAKSPLRNDMPSTVKDRSQLQKDQSECKIEHEDSEDDRPLSSILSGNKGPTSSRQVSSPQPEKKNNGDRPLDRASRIIKDESDDETPISSMFRKKIDSGMSGGNQLSNDEKKPLVQKLHQNGSTVKNEVPNGKVLGKRPLEKNSSADQSSLKKAKISASPTSVKMKQDSVKKEIDDKGRVLVSPKMKAKQLSTREDGTDDDDDDDDDDEADTVGCCTLKVGNVECIPPNKIKFDFLGKDSIQYVNTVEVEPLVYKAIGQFQAGKSKTDDLFDELDTSKLNAHLKELVPGLTAKVFRTYNASITLDEMLSQETKDGDVTQKIVVYQKANKEVAIICNHQRTVSKTHGAQIEKLTARIEELKEVLKELKTNLDRAKKGKPPLEGSDGKKIRSLEPNAWEKKIAQQSAKIEKMERDMHTKEDLKTVALGTSKINYLDPRITVAWCKRHEVPIEKIFTKSLLEKFAWAMDVEPEYRFSRR; encoded by the exons ATGGGCACTGAAACAGTTTCAAAACCTGTGATGGATAATGGGTCTGGAGACAGTGATGATGACAAGCCTTTAGCGTTCAAGAGGAATAATACAGTGGCTTCTAATTCGAATCAATCTAAATCCAATTCCCAGAGAAGCAAGGCAGTTCCTACCACCAAGGTATCACCTATGAGATCACCTGTGACTAGCCCAAATGGAACCACTCCTTCGAATAAAACTTCTATAGTGAAATCCTCTATgccatcatcttcttctaagGCTTCACCAGCAAAGTCACCATTGCGGAATGATATGCCCTCTACTGTTAAGGATAGGAGCCAGTTACAGAAAGATCAGTCTGAATGTAAAATTGAGCATGAGGATTCTGAGGATGATAGACCTTTAAGTTCCATACTATCTGGAAATAAAGGGCCAACCTCTTCGCGGCAGGTTTCTTCACCGCAGccagagaaaaagaataatgGTGATCGACCTCTTGATAGAGCAAGCAGAATTATAAAAGACGAGTCAGATGATGAAACTCCAATCTCGTCAATGTTTCGGAAGAAGATTGATAGTGGGATGTCAGGGGGCAACCAGCTCTCCAATGATGAAAAGAAACCTTTGGTTCAAAAGTTGCATCAGAATGGTTCCACAGTTAAGAATGAAGTGCCGAATGGTAAGGTATTAGGTAAGAGACCTCTGGAGAAGAATAGTTCTGCAGATCAATCTTCCTTGAAGAAGGCCAAAATATCAGCTTCACCTACTTCagtgaaaatgaaacaagattCTGTCAAGAAAGAGATAGATGATAAGGGAAGGGTTTTGGTTTCACCAAAAATGAAAGCTAAACAGTTATCTACCAGAGAAGATGgaactgatgatgatgatgatgatgat gatgatgatgaggccGACACTGTTGGTTGTTGTACTTTAAAAGTTGGAAATGTGGAGTGTATTCctccaaataaaataaag tttgattttcttggtaAGGATTCAATCCAGTATGTGAACACAGTCGAGGTTGAGCCTCTTGTTTACAAGGCCATTGGACAGTTCCAGGCGG GAAAATCCAAAACAGATGATCTTTTTGATGAGTTAGACACAAGTAAACTGAATGCTCATTTGAAGGAACTTGTGCCTGGTCTCACAGCTAAAGTATTCCGTACATATAATGCTTCCATCACTTTGGATGAAATG CTGagtcaagaaaccaaagatgGCGATGTTACTCAAAAAATAGTAGTTTATCAGAAAGCAAATAAGGAG GTTGCCATAATCTGCAATCATCAGCGTACTGTATCAAAGACACATGGTGCGCAAATTGAAAAATTGACTGCGAGAATAGAAGAACTCAAG GAGGTTCTTAAAGAGCTCAAAACTAATCTTGACCGGGCTAAAAAGGGAAAACCACCATTGGAAGGTTCTGATGGAAAGAAGATTAGAAGCTTAGAACCAAACGC gtgggagaagaagattgctCAACAGAGTGCTAAGATCGAGAAAATGGAACGAGACATGCATACAAAAGAGGACTTGAAAACAGTGGCACTGGGCACGTCTAAGATCAACTACCTGGATCCTAGAATCACAGTTGCATGGTGCAAACGTCATGAAGTACCAATCGAAAAG ATATTCACCAAGTCTCTTTTGGAGAAGTTTGCGTGGGCAATGGATGTAGAACCCGAGTACAGATTCTCGCGCCGTTAG